One genomic segment of Photobacterium sp. DA100 includes these proteins:
- the torC gene encoding pentaheme c-type cytochrome TorC has protein sequence MKAFLIKAWQTFSRPSVHISLGVLTLGGFIAGVIFWGGFNTALEATNTEEFCIGCHTMENNVYQELQETVHWKNTSGVRATCPDCHVPHNWTDKIARKMQASKEVFAQVFGDLDTKEKFEERRVALAQHEWDRFSANKSLECKNCHDYDSMDFDNMRPTARIQMKQAAERDQSCVDCHKGIAHNLPKNMDSSGGMIGELEQLASNTKFETGQEYVSVRHLPLYEEKELTTEAGLLNPASSVKVIGQTADAIEVEVSGWRKDKGFGRVIQEDFGMNIAVASLLKESATNDQVVEKFERKEDDLTGLPWQRVTAKVWMKKEALMADVRPIWEKAKQSYNTNCSVCHTQPDEAHFDANTWPGMFNGMMAFVNFDTDSKALVLKYLQKHSSDFADGHH, from the coding sequence ATGAAAGCATTTCTCATTAAAGCTTGGCAGACCTTCTCTCGGCCAAGTGTTCATATCAGCCTTGGGGTTTTAACCCTCGGTGGCTTTATCGCAGGAGTTATTTTCTGGGGTGGTTTCAACACTGCGTTGGAAGCGACCAATACCGAAGAGTTCTGTATTGGCTGTCACACAATGGAAAATAACGTTTACCAAGAACTACAAGAAACCGTGCACTGGAAAAACACCTCGGGTGTTCGTGCCACCTGCCCTGACTGTCATGTCCCGCACAATTGGACTGACAAGATCGCCCGGAAAATGCAAGCCAGCAAAGAAGTGTTCGCCCAAGTATTCGGTGACTTAGACACCAAAGAAAAATTCGAAGAACGCCGTGTAGCACTGGCCCAGCATGAATGGGATCGCTTCTCAGCCAACAAGTCGTTGGAATGCAAAAACTGCCATGACTACGACAGCATGGATTTCGACAACATGCGCCCAACTGCCCGTATCCAGATGAAACAAGCGGCTGAGCGTGATCAAAGCTGCGTGGATTGCCACAAAGGCATTGCCCACAACCTGCCGAAAAACATGGACAGCTCCGGTGGCATGATCGGTGAGCTTGAGCAGTTGGCATCGAACACCAAGTTCGAAACAGGACAAGAATATGTAAGCGTGCGCCACCTGCCGCTATACGAAGAAAAAGAGTTGACCACGGAAGCTGGTCTGCTAAACCCTGCATCATCAGTCAAAGTCATCGGCCAAACGGCAGATGCGATTGAAGTGGAAGTATCCGGTTGGCGCAAAGACAAAGGCTTTGGTCGTGTTATCCAGGAAGATTTCGGCATGAACATCGCCGTGGCTTCACTGCTTAAAGAGTCAGCAACCAACGATCAGGTTGTCGAGAAATTCGAGCGCAAAGAAGATGACCTAACCGGCCTTCCTTGGCAGCGTGTTACCGCCAAAGTGTGGATGAAGAAAGAAGCGCTGATGGCCGATGTCCGGCCTATCTGGGAAAAAGCAAAGCAGTCTTACAACACCAACTGCTCTGTGTGTCACACCCAACCGGATGAAGCACACTTTGATGCCAACACTTGGCCAGGCATGTTCAACGGCATGATGGCATTCGTTAACTTCGATACCGACAGCAAAGCCTTGGTGCTGAAGTACCTACAGAAACACTCATCTGATTTTGCAGATGGCCACCACTAA
- the torA gene encoding trimethylamine-N-oxide reductase TorA: protein MSVSRRRFLQGMVATSAASVIGPSLLGMNKAMAAETVGTWKVSGSHWGAFRAHIYGGKLQEIKPLELDKHPTEMLNGIKGILYSPSRVRYPMVRLDWLKKHKYSAATRGNNRFVRVTWDEAIDLFYRELERIQKDYGPWALHAGQTGWRQTGQFHSCGNHMQRVVGMHGNYIKKVGDYSTGAGQTILPYVLGSTEVYAQGTSWSEILENSDNIVLWANDPVKNLQVGWNCETHESFAYLEQLKEKVAKGEINVLSVDPVKNKTQRYLNNDHLYINPQTDVAFMLGVAHTLYTEELYDKAFIKTYCLGFDDFIQYVMGETKDKIEKDPEWAAEICGVSADKIREFARMLVNGRTQMLFGWCIQRQEHGEQPYWMGAVIAAMVGQIGLPGGGISYGHHYSSIGVPSTGFAAPGGFPRNPDEGQKPKWDNNDFNGYSSTIPVARWIDCLLEPGKQIRYNGSKVTLPDYKMMVISGCNPWHHHQDRNKMKKAFKALQTVVTIDFAWTASCRFSDIVLPACTQWERNDIDVYGSYSGRGLIAMQKLVDPLFQSKTDFEIMTEVARRFGRHKEYTRGMDEMEWVRQLYSECRDANKAKFDMPEFDEFWAQGYFDAGTGKPWVRHADFREDPEINPLGTPSGFIEITSRKIDRFGYEHCQGHPMWFEKSERSHGGPGSDKHPYWLQSCHPDKRLHSQMCESEEFRATYAVQGREPIYINPQDAAAKGIQNGDLVRVYNDRGQLLAGAVLTDSYAPGVVRIEEGAWYGPLNEKEGAMDTYGDPNTLTQDIPSSELAQATSANTCLVEFEKFTGSVPPVTSFGGPIEVS from the coding sequence ATGTCTGTAAGCAGAAGACGTTTCCTACAGGGTATGGTAGCCACTAGCGCCGCATCAGTGATTGGTCCAAGCCTGTTGGGTATGAACAAAGCCATGGCGGCTGAAACCGTAGGAACCTGGAAGGTATCAGGCTCTCACTGGGGCGCATTCCGCGCCCACATCTACGGTGGCAAGCTACAAGAAATCAAACCGCTGGAGCTGGATAAGCACCCAACCGAGATGCTCAACGGCATCAAGGGAATTCTTTACAGCCCGTCACGTGTGCGCTACCCGATGGTTCGCCTCGACTGGCTGAAGAAGCATAAATACAGTGCAGCGACCCGTGGTAACAACCGCTTTGTCCGCGTAACCTGGGATGAAGCCATCGATCTGTTCTACCGCGAACTGGAACGCATTCAGAAAGATTACGGTCCATGGGCCCTGCACGCCGGCCAAACGGGTTGGCGTCAAACCGGCCAGTTCCACAGCTGTGGTAACCACATGCAGCGCGTTGTCGGCATGCACGGTAACTACATCAAGAAAGTCGGTGACTACTCGACGGGTGCAGGTCAAACCATCTTGCCATACGTACTAGGCTCCACCGAAGTTTATGCGCAGGGTACTTCTTGGTCTGAAATCTTGGAGAACAGTGACAACATTGTACTTTGGGCCAATGATCCGGTGAAAAACCTTCAGGTTGGCTGGAACTGTGAAACCCATGAATCCTTCGCGTACCTGGAGCAGCTGAAAGAGAAAGTCGCCAAAGGCGAAATCAATGTGCTTTCCGTTGACCCGGTGAAAAACAAGACCCAGCGCTACCTGAACAACGACCACCTCTACATCAACCCGCAAACCGATGTGGCGTTTATGCTAGGTGTTGCGCACACGCTCTACACCGAAGAGCTGTATGACAAAGCCTTCATCAAGACTTACTGCCTGGGCTTCGATGACTTCATCCAGTATGTGATGGGTGAAACCAAAGACAAGATCGAGAAAGATCCGGAATGGGCTGCCGAGATCTGTGGTGTATCCGCCGATAAGATCCGCGAGTTTGCCCGCATGCTGGTTAACGGCCGTACCCAGATGCTGTTTGGCTGGTGTATCCAGCGTCAGGAACACGGTGAGCAGCCATACTGGATGGGGGCGGTTATTGCAGCAATGGTGGGACAAATTGGCCTGCCAGGCGGTGGTATTTCTTACGGTCACCACTACAGCTCGATCGGCGTACCATCGACAGGCTTCGCTGCACCGGGTGGTTTCCCGCGTAACCCAGATGAAGGCCAGAAGCCTAAGTGGGATAACAACGATTTCAACGGCTACAGCAGCACTATTCCGGTAGCCCGCTGGATTGACTGTCTACTCGAGCCAGGCAAGCAGATCCGCTACAACGGTTCTAAAGTGACCCTGCCTGATTACAAGATGATGGTGATCAGTGGCTGTAACCCTTGGCACCACCACCAGGATCGCAACAAGATGAAGAAAGCCTTCAAGGCACTTCAAACCGTTGTCACCATTGACTTTGCCTGGACAGCCAGCTGTCGCTTCTCGGATATCGTGCTACCGGCTTGTACCCAGTGGGAACGTAACGATATCGATGTTTATGGCTCATACAGTGGCCGTGGCCTAATTGCGATGCAGAAGCTGGTTGACCCACTGTTCCAGTCAAAAACAGACTTCGAAATCATGACGGAAGTTGCGCGTCGTTTCGGTCGCCACAAAGAATACACCCGTGGTATGGATGAGATGGAATGGGTTCGCCAGCTTTACAGCGAATGCCGTGATGCCAACAAGGCAAAATTCGACATGCCAGAGTTCGATGAGTTCTGGGCCCAGGGTTATTTCGACGCCGGTACAGGTAAGCCTTGGGTTCGCCATGCCGATTTCCGTGAGGATCCAGAGATCAACCCATTGGGTACGCCATCGGGCTTTATCGAAATCACCAGCCGTAAGATTGATCGCTTTGGTTACGAGCACTGTCAGGGCCACCCAATGTGGTTCGAGAAGAGCGAGCGTTCACACGGTGGTCCGGGCTCAGACAAACACCCTTACTGGCTGCAGTCTTGTCACCCAGACAAACGCTTACACTCGCAAATGTGTGAATCGGAAGAGTTCCGTGCCACCTACGCGGTACAGGGCCGTGAGCCAATCTACATCAACCCGCAAGATGCCGCTGCCAAGGGCATCCAAAACGGCGACTTGGTCCGCGTTTACAACGACCGTGGTCAACTGCTAGCCGGTGCTGTACTGACAGACAGCTACGCACCGGGCGTGGTTCGTATCGAAGAAGGGGCATGGTATGGTCCTCTGAACGAGAAAGAAGGCGCGATGGATACCTATGGCGATCCAAATACCCTGACTCAGGATATTCCGTCTTCTGAACTGGCTCAGGCAACCAGTGCCAACACCTGTCTGGTTGAGTTCGAGAAGTTCACCGGTAGCGTTCCGCCGGTAACGTCATTCGGCGGGCCGATTGAAGTAAGTTAA
- a CDS encoding DUF5666 domain-containing protein has protein sequence MRSLNLLPLAIGLSLGVTGCGGDSSSSDGGSDIVQSSPLARTIGTVDSVSYPDESFTINQHQLDGSQATISYDDSSYSFDELKQGMQVEVEYQNSQAQQVYLQPAATGQVTAVSDSSLSINGLSYEYPGTGFNIGDWVMLYGLVEPDDSWKVTVVTVVDPQTTAEIEGAISGLDPSQSVFTIATVQVDYSNAVIEDSRTLADGLWVEVYGQFNGSQFVASLIDIRDNDDVRNTELEGIITWVSPDLTSFDIGGNVRVHTNGNTSFDDGTRSNLEIGAIVEVDLIELENKLFATRVDFQDQVSVSDNLEFNVEGEASYDGVTLSINGIVFIVDVNTEYDDGISLSNVNGQWVELDGKANNGNYVKRVRPERKDNEISLEGLVENGIMWGYSATDNSLEQFNGQWVDIECQRAPDNSLSFCRLDPSR, from the coding sequence ATGAGAAGTCTTAACTTGCTTCCTTTAGCAATTGGATTATCCCTAGGAGTCACAGGGTGTGGGGGTGACTCAAGTTCCTCTGATGGTGGCAGTGATATTGTCCAAAGCTCACCGTTAGCACGAACAATAGGTACAGTAGATTCAGTTTCGTATCCAGACGAGTCCTTCACGATCAACCAGCATCAACTTGACGGTTCACAGGCAACGATTAGTTATGATGACAGTAGCTATAGTTTTGATGAACTAAAGCAAGGAATGCAGGTTGAAGTGGAATATCAGAATAGCCAAGCCCAGCAAGTTTATCTGCAACCTGCAGCGACTGGGCAGGTAACCGCGGTTTCGGATAGTAGCCTATCGATAAATGGCCTTAGCTACGAATACCCAGGTACCGGCTTTAATATTGGCGACTGGGTGATGCTTTACGGCTTGGTCGAACCTGATGATAGCTGGAAAGTGACAGTTGTTACCGTGGTTGACCCTCAAACAACGGCGGAAATTGAAGGAGCAATATCTGGGCTCGATCCTTCGCAAAGTGTGTTTACGATAGCCACTGTTCAGGTCGATTACTCTAATGCAGTTATCGAAGACAGCCGAACATTGGCTGATGGACTATGGGTTGAGGTTTACGGCCAGTTTAACGGAAGTCAGTTTGTCGCCTCACTCATTGATATCCGGGATAACGATGATGTGCGCAATACTGAGCTTGAAGGGATCATCACTTGGGTAAGCCCAGATCTCACTAGCTTTGATATTGGTGGGAACGTCCGAGTTCATACCAATGGCAATACATCCTTTGATGACGGGACGCGGTCAAATCTGGAAATTGGTGCAATTGTCGAAGTGGATTTGATTGAACTGGAGAACAAGCTTTTTGCTACTCGGGTTGATTTCCAAGATCAGGTGAGTGTATCGGATAATTTGGAGTTCAATGTTGAGGGTGAGGCGAGCTATGACGGTGTGACATTGAGTATCAATGGCATTGTCTTCATCGTTGATGTGAATACAGAGTATGACGATGGTATCAGCCTATCTAATGTCAACGGCCAGTGGGTGGAACTCGACGGTAAAGCCAATAACGGTAATTATGTGAAACGGGTTAGGCCTGAGAGGAAAGACAATGAAATCAGCCTAGAAGGGTTGGTTGAGAACGGTATTATGTGGGGGTATTCTGCCACAGACAATTCACTAGAGCAGTTCAATGGCCAGTGGGTTGATATCGAATGTCAGCGGGCACCAGATAATTCTCTCTCGTTTTGCCGCTTAGATCCTAGCCGATGA
- a CDS encoding substrate-binding domain-containing protein has translation MATIKDVAKLAGVSVATVSRVINKSPKASQASIASVTQAMKELGYRPNANARALVSQSTNTIGVVVGDVSDPFFGSMLKAIDQIARQNGKQILIGNGYHNATTEREAIELLINSRCESLIIHSKGLSNQELIDFAKEVPGMVVINRFIPEIAHRCIALDNHKGSYLATEYLIKNGHQHIGYVCSNHDIEDTEQRLAGYLDALRAYNLPADDNYIEYSSPDEAGGEHAMMNLLSKNLPITAIAAYNDNMAAGCLSVLEENGITPPQDISLIGFDDGIIAKYLSPKLTTVRYPINIMAEQAANLSLALAKGDENKTCTRMFVPTLVRRLSVAQK, from the coding sequence ATGGCTACGATTAAGGATGTGGCCAAGCTGGCCGGTGTTTCCGTTGCGACGGTATCACGCGTTATCAATAAATCTCCCAAAGCCAGTCAAGCCTCAATTGCATCAGTAACACAAGCGATGAAAGAGCTGGGCTACCGCCCCAATGCCAATGCCAGGGCCTTGGTCAGCCAATCAACCAATACTATCGGTGTGGTGGTCGGCGATGTATCTGATCCTTTTTTCGGTTCGATGCTAAAAGCCATCGACCAGATCGCACGACAAAATGGTAAACAAATCCTGATCGGCAATGGTTATCACAATGCCACCACCGAAAGAGAGGCCATCGAACTGCTCATCAACAGTCGCTGTGAGTCATTGATCATTCACAGTAAAGGGTTGAGTAACCAAGAGCTGATTGATTTCGCCAAAGAAGTTCCGGGCATGGTGGTCATTAACCGCTTTATTCCGGAAATTGCCCATCGCTGTATCGCACTTGATAACCACAAGGGCTCCTACCTGGCAACAGAGTACCTGATCAAAAATGGCCACCAGCATATCGGCTATGTGTGCTCGAACCACGACATCGAAGATACCGAGCAGCGCCTTGCTGGATACCTAGATGCACTGCGCGCCTATAACTTGCCGGCCGATGACAACTACATCGAATACAGCTCCCCGGATGAAGCCGGTGGTGAGCATGCGATGATGAACCTGCTATCAAAAAACCTACCGATCACAGCTATTGCCGCCTATAACGACAACATGGCCGCAGGCTGTTTATCGGTGTTGGAAGAAAATGGGATTACCCCGCCGCAAGATATCTCTCTGATCGGTTTCGATGATGGTATCATCGCCAAGTATTTGAGCCCGAAACTGACCACGGTGCGCTACCCGATCAACATCATGGCGGAGCAAGCAGCAAACCTTTCGCTCGCTCTCGCCAAAGGTGATGAGAACAAGACATGTACCCGGATGTTTGTCCCTACCCTAGTACGTCGCTTGTCCGTCGCTCAAAAATAA
- a CDS encoding HD domain-containing protein has translation MLNLEKQLAFINELDRLKAVYRKTMVKPDNNRQENSAEHSWHIALMAQVLKDYIEEPVDVNRAIMMLLIHDIVEIDAGDTFAFAEQHELDGQEEKEIEAANRLFGLLPDEQFAEMKSLWMEFEQAETADARFAKAMDRILPLIQNMSNEGGSWVKHTVSKQQVLKRNEYLEKVTPKLWQYACEQIDLAVEKGWLTNN, from the coding sequence ATGCTTAATCTTGAAAAACAGTTGGCCTTTATCAACGAACTGGATCGCCTGAAAGCGGTATACCGCAAAACCATGGTCAAGCCTGATAACAACCGCCAGGAAAACAGTGCAGAGCATAGCTGGCACATTGCGCTTATGGCTCAAGTGCTGAAAGACTACATTGAAGAGCCAGTTGATGTGAATCGTGCCATCATGATGCTGCTCATTCATGACATTGTCGAGATCGATGCCGGTGACACTTTTGCTTTTGCCGAACAACACGAGCTAGACGGCCAGGAAGAAAAAGAAATCGAAGCCGCCAATCGCCTGTTCGGTTTATTGCCTGACGAACAGTTCGCTGAAATGAAATCGTTGTGGATGGAGTTTGAGCAGGCTGAAACCGCAGATGCCCGCTTTGCCAAAGCCATGGACCGTATTTTGCCGCTGATCCAGAACATGTCCAATGAGGGTGGCAGCTGGGTTAAGCACACCGTGAGCAAGCAACAGGTGCTTAAGCGTAACGAGTACCTGGAAAAAGTCACGCCGAAACTTTGGCAATATGCCTGTGAGCAAATTGATTTAGCTGTTGAGAAGGGCTGGTTAACCAACAACTAA
- a CDS encoding GFA family protein, protein MIKSVGETVIQSKHRATCHCGAVELELSLPNGIENPRRCDCSICRRKGAIVGSVKLDGIRIIKGQNVLKLYQFNTHTSKHYFCSECGIYTHHQRRSKPEEYGYNIGCLEGVNPFELGDVVTNDGVNHPADR, encoded by the coding sequence ATGATTAAAAGTGTCGGTGAAACAGTAATTCAATCCAAGCATCGGGCAACCTGCCATTGCGGCGCCGTCGAATTAGAGCTGAGCTTACCCAACGGCATCGAAAACCCCCGGCGTTGCGACTGTTCCATTTGCCGTCGTAAAGGGGCGATAGTGGGCTCGGTCAAACTTGATGGTATTCGAATCATTAAAGGGCAGAATGTCCTTAAGCTGTACCAATTCAACACTCATACCTCCAAGCACTACTTCTGCTCTGAGTGTGGTATTTATACCCATCACCAAAGACGTTCAAAGCCGGAAGAATACGGTTACAACATAGGGTGCCTGGAAGGTGTCAACCCATTTGAGTTGGGTGATGTGGTGACAAATGATGGTGTTAACCATCCGGCAGACCGTTAA
- a CDS encoding VOC family protein → MEPRISIITLGVQDLDASFAFYSKLGFPSSRKPEDGIIFFKTGGVCLALYPLQALAEDVSPDFKVEKTGFSGVTLAHNTRSKQEVDAVLILAEKAGGKIEKQAQDVFWGGYSGYFSDPDGYLWEVAYGDCWEFNDDGSLVID, encoded by the coding sequence ATGGAACCACGGATCAGCATCATTACTTTAGGCGTTCAAGATCTTGATGCCTCATTTGCGTTTTACAGTAAACTCGGCTTCCCGTCTTCGAGAAAACCAGAAGACGGTATTATCTTTTTCAAGACGGGCGGTGTGTGTTTGGCGCTATATCCATTACAAGCACTGGCTGAGGATGTATCGCCTGACTTCAAAGTGGAGAAAACAGGATTTTCTGGCGTGACCTTGGCCCATAATACCCGTTCGAAACAAGAGGTCGATGCTGTACTAATTTTGGCGGAAAAAGCCGGCGGTAAAATTGAAAAGCAGGCCCAAGATGTGTTTTGGGGGGGCTATAGCGGCTATTTTTCCGATCCTGATGGGTACCTATGGGAAGTGGCTTATGGTGATTGCTGGGAGTTCAATGACGACGGCAGCCTAGTCATTGACTAA
- a CDS encoding MFS transporter, translating into MKTLQNKLQPKELMSYFGYGVGQCFSFGLVGSFILYFYTDILGISPIAASMIFLIARVWDAVNDPIIAGYMDTLNSRFGKFRPYMLFTPFLIVLVTIASFYNMDADTSTKVLYAGVTYILWGTLYTISDVPFWSMSSVMTDEPQERAKAATCAMLGVNAGIGATMIFFPKLSAMFAEGRADQGYLPAVIILMLIGLAFMLNGFFNTRERIETASDGQVTLKETFQAVRQNKPLFFILAAFFMNVFFNIVNGMYIFFFTYNMGDASLVSVIGTITLVSAIACLATPMLTKRFRKRDIFIVLCALEVVARVGFYFTGYDNPTTVMIWLSVITAIFMMTNPLISAMIADTVEYSYYRTGKRCAAITFSGQTFTGKLSVAVAGGLTGIILTMIGYVPNAEQSASALSGLFFCVSLLPALGAVIRIFIMSRYTFTEEEHAKVRAKIQRGEFYNAEPELKEVEVQQ; encoded by the coding sequence ATGAAAACCCTACAAAATAAATTGCAACCCAAAGAGCTCATGTCCTATTTCGGCTATGGGGTAGGTCAATGCTTTAGCTTTGGCCTTGTCGGCTCGTTTATTCTCTATTTTTATACCGATATTTTGGGTATTTCCCCCATTGCGGCGAGTATGATTTTCCTCATTGCCCGGGTTTGGGACGCGGTGAATGACCCGATTATTGCGGGCTATATGGACACCTTGAATTCCCGTTTTGGCAAATTCCGCCCTTATATGCTGTTCACTCCTTTCTTGATTGTTCTGGTAACTATCGCTTCTTTCTATAACATGGATGCCGATACATCGACCAAGGTGTTGTATGCAGGTGTGACATATATTTTATGGGGTACGCTCTACACCATTTCCGATGTCCCTTTTTGGTCAATGTCTTCGGTAATGACCGATGAGCCGCAGGAGCGTGCAAAAGCGGCAACGTGCGCGATGCTTGGCGTGAATGCCGGTATCGGTGCCACGATGATTTTCTTCCCGAAGCTGTCGGCGATGTTCGCTGAGGGGCGGGCGGATCAAGGCTACCTACCAGCGGTGATTATCCTCATGCTGATCGGCCTTGCATTTATGCTCAACGGTTTCTTCAACACCCGTGAGCGTATCGAAACCGCCTCTGACGGTCAGGTGACGTTAAAAGAGACTTTCCAAGCGGTACGTCAGAATAAGCCATTGTTCTTCATCCTTGCTGCTTTCTTCATGAATGTGTTCTTCAACATCGTGAACGGCATGTATATTTTCTTCTTTACCTACAACATGGGTGATGCCTCGCTGGTATCGGTCATCGGTACAATCACCTTGGTCAGTGCGATAGCTTGCTTAGCCACCCCAATGCTGACCAAGCGGTTCCGTAAGCGTGATATTTTCATCGTGCTGTGTGCATTAGAGGTTGTGGCCCGTGTTGGTTTTTACTTTACAGGGTATGACAACCCAACAACGGTAATGATCTGGCTTTCGGTGATCACGGCTATTTTCATGATGACGAACCCGCTGATCTCGGCAATGATCGCCGATACTGTGGAGTACTCTTACTACCGTACAGGTAAGCGCTGCGCTGCAATTACTTTCTCGGGCCAAACATTCACCGGCAAGTTATCAGTAGCGGTAGCCGGTGGCCTGACCGGTATTATTCTAACCATGATTGGCTATGTCCCTAATGCAGAACAATCAGCATCAGCATTGAGTGGATTGTTCTTCTGTGTCTCTTTGCTGCCGGCATTGGGGGCGGTGATCCGTATTTTCATTATGTCGCGCTATACCTTTACTGAAGAAGAGCACGCGAAAGTGAGGGCGAAAATTCAGCGAGGTGAGTTTTATAACGCTGAGCCTGAATTGAAAGAGGTGGAAGTGCAACAATAA
- a CDS encoding cellulase family glycosylhydrolase yields the protein MKQWSNEKAWQWHKGQGWLRGFNYLPRTAVNWTEMWQAESFDLEVIEQELVWSVEAGYNTLRTNLPFIVWQADRDGLHQRLDAFLSVCQRLNIKVMMTLMDDCGFSGDHPYLGQQKVPVPDLHNSQAAASPGRNIVMDPGQWGRVEAYVRDIVSTYQSDSRITIWDLYNEPTNRMIFTLEGELAFDEEMEACSHQLMEKAFEWARDCDPVQPLTVGAWHAPSILDRSLPMYEHPTDRRAMELSDIITFHAYLPLDLFGKAVEIVSAYDRPMMCTEWLARHADSNLHEQLPVFHEKQIGCYQWGLVKGKTQTHLPWPEIKRADINYQSRWFHDLLHEDGTPYDQSEVDLIQKLAMTN from the coding sequence ATTAAACAGTGGTCTAATGAAAAAGCGTGGCAATGGCACAAGGGGCAAGGTTGGCTTCGAGGTTTTAACTATTTGCCGCGTACCGCGGTGAACTGGACGGAAATGTGGCAAGCCGAAAGCTTTGACCTTGAGGTGATTGAACAGGAACTCGTTTGGTCGGTAGAAGCCGGTTATAACACTCTGCGTACCAATTTACCTTTCATTGTTTGGCAAGCCGATCGCGATGGCCTGCATCAGCGTCTTGATGCTTTTCTAAGTGTATGTCAACGCTTGAATATTAAAGTGATGATGACGCTGATGGATGACTGCGGTTTTTCTGGCGACCATCCCTACCTTGGCCAGCAAAAAGTGCCCGTGCCCGATCTGCATAACAGCCAGGCTGCGGCCAGTCCCGGACGAAATATCGTTATGGACCCAGGTCAGTGGGGCCGGGTTGAGGCCTATGTGCGCGATATCGTCTCTACGTATCAGTCAGACAGCCGAATTACTATCTGGGATCTCTACAACGAACCGACCAATCGGATGATATTCACCCTCGAAGGTGAGCTGGCTTTTGATGAAGAGATGGAAGCATGCAGCCACCAGCTGATGGAGAAAGCGTTTGAGTGGGCGCGTGATTGCGATCCGGTTCAGCCATTGACTGTTGGTGCCTGGCATGCACCCAGCATTCTAGACCGCAGTTTACCTATGTATGAGCATCCAACTGACCGCAGAGCGATGGAATTGTCTGACATCATTACCTTCCACGCTTATTTACCGTTGGATCTGTTTGGTAAAGCGGTTGAGATTGTTTCGGCCTATGACAGGCCGATGATGTGCACCGAATGGCTTGCCCGTCATGCCGACTCCAATCTTCATGAGCAGCTACCGGTTTTTCATGAAAAGCAGATTGGCTGCTATCAATGGGGGCTAGTAAAAGGAAAAACGCAGACCCACTTGCCGTGGCCGGAAATCAAGCGTGCTGACATTAACTATCAATCCCGCTGGTTCCACGATCTGCTCCATGAAGATGGGACGCCTTACGACCAGTCAGAAGTTGACTTGATTCAGAAACTGGCAATGACCAATTAA